A genomic region of Alkalispirochaeta americana contains the following coding sequences:
- a CDS encoding MFS transporter: MSSRTAVLSAAERERGFSSFSRHISWNGLGVFLLNDTIVSLMAIHFGASNLELGYINAAFHVTGVVSLVVPRLFKGCKITRLFGMAWMIRGFVVILYGVLFFLSGYAARVAIITIFTVFCITRAMGVSVAHAVQRDVMRDREMGGAMVRLNIRLAYSQFASQLFGFFLLSLAFFEGLGGLITIVYIGAVMNTVASLYLLKIPGRSVVEHPGSGALLRTARRILRHRHHVVPLLVHALGMGLHVLFAFQVAFLRRVLEMPDNIAILFTLVGAAASILANNWLKPFADTLGEKPLLIIMNVGLATMALVWAYIPASLPVAVYFLVGFFTFFFLRSLLTLKSAALVRSIPERDRVPYTSMANMLLGVVALSLGLAGGILADVSARVPFVVHEYSLTFFFTFLVALATAVLSFFLPDGRSLSLRETAEIVLSIRNLRAFLDANQLDFAGDPSRRESLLLSLERSPTPIAASRLRDRLRGPSVAERERVLRILFRSPRPELLEDILAEAADRGSYTRRDALFCLGAYPGTRSEEMLKEIARREEGREEGAIALKSLARLDCREVLPQIRRLMAGSLSPRMELDLAVAEAILDPQGPHLEELFSRAFRRGSRSFAETRFSIALGQLGFSPGFQEYLRSETMAPGRGMLELIEDASEFSLILKHREEMRDHLREGDWKKLWEMVQAFSRAELEGLPQAPPWVTGLARSIGEAHPPDILAPAGTLAGLYVFHHCLDAIVQS, from the coding sequence ATGAGCAGTCGCACAGCCGTACTCTCCGCTGCCGAGCGGGAACGGGGGTTCTCCTCCTTCTCCAGGCATATCAGCTGGAACGGTCTGGGGGTCTTCCTGCTGAACGACACCATTGTATCTCTCATGGCGATCCACTTCGGGGCAAGCAACCTCGAGCTGGGCTATATCAACGCAGCCTTCCACGTGACGGGGGTCGTGTCGCTGGTGGTGCCGCGCCTCTTCAAGGGGTGCAAAATCACCCGCCTCTTCGGCATGGCCTGGATGATCCGAGGCTTTGTGGTGATTCTCTACGGGGTGCTCTTTTTCCTCAGCGGCTATGCGGCCCGGGTGGCGATCATCACGATCTTCACCGTTTTCTGCATCACCCGGGCCATGGGGGTTTCCGTGGCCCATGCGGTGCAACGCGATGTCATGCGGGATCGCGAGATGGGAGGCGCCATGGTGCGCCTCAATATTCGCCTGGCCTATTCGCAGTTTGCCTCGCAGCTCTTCGGTTTTTTCCTCCTTTCCCTTGCTTTTTTTGAGGGCTTGGGCGGGTTGATCACCATCGTGTATATCGGGGCGGTGATGAACACCGTGGCATCCTTGTATCTCCTGAAAATCCCCGGCCGATCCGTGGTGGAACACCCCGGGTCGGGGGCGCTTTTACGGACGGCCAGGCGAATCCTTCGCCACCGCCACCACGTGGTGCCCCTCCTGGTTCACGCCCTGGGTATGGGGTTGCATGTGCTCTTTGCCTTCCAGGTAGCGTTTCTGCGGCGCGTTCTGGAGATGCCCGATAATATTGCAATTCTTTTTACCCTGGTGGGGGCCGCAGCGTCCATTCTGGCCAACAACTGGCTGAAACCCTTTGCCGATACCCTGGGTGAAAAACCTCTTCTGATAATCATGAATGTGGGGCTGGCTACCATGGCCCTGGTTTGGGCCTATATTCCGGCATCCCTGCCTGTGGCGGTATACTTTCTGGTGGGGTTCTTCACGTTCTTTTTCCTGCGCAGCCTGCTCACCCTGAAAAGCGCTGCCCTGGTCCGATCCATCCCCGAGCGCGATCGCGTTCCCTACACGTCCATGGCAAACATGCTTCTGGGAGTTGTGGCGCTCTCCCTGGGGTTGGCCGGGGGAATCCTGGCTGATGTCTCGGCCCGGGTTCCCTTTGTGGTTCACGAGTACAGCCTCACCTTTTTCTTTACTTTTCTGGTGGCTCTCGCCACGGCGGTACTGAGCTTTTTCCTTCCCGACGGGAGAAGTCTCTCTCTGCGCGAGACCGCCGAGATTGTTCTTTCCATCAGGAACCTGCGGGCCTTTCTGGACGCAAACCAGCTTGATTTCGCGGGAGATCCCTCCCGCCGGGAGAGCTTGCTCCTCTCGCTGGAGCGCAGCCCCACCCCCATTGCGGCGTCTCGCCTGCGGGATCGCCTGCGGGGGCCTTCGGTGGCCGAGAGAGAGCGGGTTCTGCGCATACTCTTCCGTTCGCCCCGCCCGGAGCTCCTGGAGGATATTCTGGCGGAGGCCGCTGACCGGGGCAGTTACACCCGCAGGGACGCGCTTTTCTGTCTGGGAGCCTATCCGGGCACCCGAAGCGAGGAAATGCTGAAAGAAATCGCCCGTCGGGAAGAGGGCCGCGAAGAGGGGGCGATCGCTCTGAAAAGCCTTGCCCGGCTGGATTGCCGCGAAGTGCTCCCGCAGATCCGGCGGTTGATGGCAGGTTCCCTTTCGCCCCGAATGGAGCTGGATCTGGCCGTGGCCGAGGCGATCCTCGACCCCCAGGGGCCTCACCTGGAAGAGCTTTTCAGCCGGGCCTTTCGTCGGGGAAGCCGGAGCTTTGCCGAAACACGTTTTTCCATCGCCCTGGGGCAACTGGGATTCTCTCCGGGCTTCCAGGAATACCTCCGCTCCGAGACGATGGCCCCGGGCAGGGGAATGCTGGAGCTGATCGAAGACGCCAGCGAGTTTTCCCTGATTCTGAAGCATCGAGAAGAAATGCGTGATCACCTTCGGGAGGGAGACTGGAAAAAACTCTGGGAGATGGTACAGGCCTTCTCCCGGGCGGAACTGGAAGGACTCCCCCAGGCCCCTCCCTGGGTCACAGGGCTTGCCCGGTCCATCGGCGAAGCCCACCCTCCGGACATCCTGGCGCCGGCGGGAACTCTGGCAGGATTGTATGTGTTTCATCATTGTCTCGACGCCATCGTCCAGTCCTGA
- a CDS encoding metal-dependent transcriptional regulator, producing the protein MPTSTVEQYIKTIYQQEEQLPGTLVPMKDLSAAMEVTPGTATTMVKHLAGLCLVLYVPRKGVSLTPEGRKLALTMVRRHRLIETFLEKVLGYDWAEVHDDAEDLEHAVSDRFVERIDAYLGYPATDPHGAPIPSEEGLVKNSRAIPLDQCEEGQRFRISRVGDTQEEFLSFLKAHRLTPGEEFILETRSALAGTITVRHALSKECLTLGSDQGARIAVAPQ; encoded by the coding sequence GTGCCCACGAGCACGGTTGAGCAGTATATCAAGACAATCTACCAGCAGGAGGAGCAGCTTCCCGGAACGCTTGTCCCCATGAAGGACCTCTCGGCGGCCATGGAAGTAACTCCCGGCACGGCCACCACCATGGTTAAGCACCTGGCAGGGCTTTGCCTGGTCTTGTATGTCCCTCGCAAAGGTGTTTCTCTCACTCCCGAGGGGCGCAAGCTGGCGCTCACCATGGTACGTCGCCACCGGCTGATCGAGACCTTTCTGGAGAAGGTCCTGGGGTACGATTGGGCCGAGGTCCATGACGATGCCGAAGATCTGGAACACGCCGTTTCGGACCGCTTTGTGGAGCGCATAGACGCCTACTTGGGATACCCCGCAACGGATCCTCACGGGGCACCTATCCCCTCCGAAGAGGGGCTGGTGAAGAACTCCCGGGCGATCCCCCTGGACCAGTGCGAAGAGGGGCAGCGGTTTCGCATCTCCCGGGTGGGGGACACCCAGGAGGAGTTTCTCTCTTTCCTGAAAGCCCACCGGCTTACGCCGGGGGAGGAGTTTATCCTGGAGACCCGAAGCGCTCTGGCCGGCACCATAACGGTTCGTCACGCCCTCTCGAAGGAGTGCCTTACCTTGGGGTCTGATCAGGGTGCGCGTATCGCAGTTGCGCCCCAGTAG
- the phnD gene encoding phosphate/phosphite/phosphonate ABC transporter substrate-binding protein, protein MKKLFVVAVMALALTGAVFAGGSRERGAALEPIPSSECPPAARGHFDAFFCDKDGDLLADMPEDERFWLDPQTLVFAYTPVEDPAIYEDMWQPFLDHLAKVTGRNVQFFSVSSYTAQVEAMRAGRLHIAGISTGPTPFAVNLAGYVPIAIMGGADGQFGYTLQMYVHVDSDLHSLEDLKGKRVAHVTPTSNSGHQAPMALFPEHGLTPGVDYEPVFSGSHENSALGVVARDYDAAPVASEVVDRMAERGLFDPADVRIIFETDPFPTTSYGIAHRLHPDLQEKIREAFFSYSFAGTPLGDEFEVDGFIPITYKEHWRAVRTIQEHNQVRYRLEDID, encoded by the coding sequence ATGAAGAAACTGTTTGTTGTTGCAGTGATGGCCCTGGCCCTGACCGGTGCGGTCTTTGCTGGAGGTTCACGGGAGCGGGGCGCGGCCCTGGAACCGATCCCCTCCTCGGAGTGCCCGCCTGCGGCACGGGGGCACTTCGATGCCTTCTTTTGTGATAAAGACGGAGACCTCCTGGCTGACATGCCCGAGGACGAGCGGTTCTGGCTTGATCCCCAGACCCTGGTTTTTGCCTATACTCCCGTCGAGGACCCTGCAATCTACGAAGATATGTGGCAGCCCTTCCTGGACCACCTGGCAAAGGTGACGGGACGAAACGTCCAGTTTTTTAGTGTCAGCTCCTACACTGCCCAGGTGGAGGCCATGCGAGCGGGCCGGTTGCACATAGCCGGTATCTCCACGGGGCCCACGCCCTTTGCCGTGAACCTGGCGGGATACGTTCCCATCGCTATTATGGGTGGTGCCGATGGCCAGTTCGGTTATACCCTGCAGATGTACGTTCATGTCGACAGCGATCTCCATAGCCTGGAGGATCTGAAGGGCAAGCGGGTTGCCCACGTGACTCCCACGTCCAACTCCGGCCATCAGGCTCCCATGGCGCTCTTCCCCGAACACGGCTTGACCCCCGGGGTTGATTACGAACCGGTCTTTTCCGGCAGCCACGAGAACTCTGCTCTGGGTGTTGTTGCCCGTGACTACGATGCAGCTCCTGTGGCATCGGAGGTTGTGGACCGCATGGCAGAGCGGGGGCTTTTTGATCCCGCCGATGTGCGGATCATTTTCGAAACCGATCCCTTCCCCACGACCTCCTACGGGATTGCTCACCGGCTCCATCCTGATCTGCAGGAGAAAATCCGCGAGGCCTTCTTCTCCTACAGTTTTGCAGGAACCCCTCTGGGTGACGAGTTTGAGGTGGACGGATTTATCCCGATCACCTACAAGGAGCACTGGAGAGCGGTACGCACGATCCAGGAGCACAACCAGGTTCGGTATCGCCTTGAGGATATCGATTAA
- a CDS encoding cation diffusion facilitator family transporter, which translates to MAVTSQFKSERLALRISLVGTMVMAGSDLVVGSLVNSNAILLDGVFSLLSMGMTGLSLYTAFLISKPDDDYFQFGYAHLEPLINVVNGVFILSACLFAFVQGLRTLFMGGREIALEFALAYTVFTTLFCFGIFFIERHIARVANSEIVRVDTQEWLVDGILSGTILVGFSVALILSFRGYAHLSPYVDPVLVTGMSLAASILPFKVLRRNFAEVLLVAPEDKYQESVEQLIKELCKKYKFQDYTCHLAKTGREYDLEINFLIHDEEKWSTRRQDRVRKIIWDKTRKLGMKTWLTVSFTMDKRWL; encoded by the coding sequence ATGGCAGTGACCAGTCAATTCAAATCCGAACGCCTGGCGTTGCGGATATCGCTGGTCGGTACGATGGTGATGGCGGGATCTGACCTGGTAGTGGGCAGTCTTGTCAATTCGAACGCGATTCTTCTGGACGGAGTCTTCTCGCTCCTGAGTATGGGCATGACCGGCCTGAGCCTGTATACGGCCTTTCTGATTTCCAAGCCCGACGACGATTATTTCCAGTTCGGCTATGCCCACCTGGAACCCCTGATCAACGTGGTGAACGGGGTGTTTATCCTTTCGGCATGTCTTTTTGCCTTTGTTCAGGGCCTGCGAACGCTCTTTATGGGAGGCCGGGAGATCGCTCTGGAGTTCGCTCTGGCCTACACCGTTTTTACAACCCTCTTCTGTTTCGGCATTTTCTTCATCGAGCGTCATATCGCCCGGGTGGCAAACTCCGAGATCGTCCGGGTTGATACCCAGGAATGGCTTGTAGACGGGATCCTGAGCGGCACGATCCTGGTAGGGTTCTCGGTAGCTCTGATCCTCTCGTTTCGGGGATACGCTCACCTGAGCCCCTATGTGGACCCCGTGCTGGTAACGGGGATGTCCCTGGCAGCGTCGATCCTTCCCTTCAAGGTGCTTCGACGAAACTTTGCCGAGGTTCTTCTGGTGGCTCCCGAGGACAAGTATCAGGAATCTGTGGAGCAGCTGATAAAAGAACTCTGCAAGAAATACAAGTTCCAGGATTACACCTGCCATCTGGCCAAGACGGGGCGCGAGTACGATCTGGAGATTAACTTTTTGATCCACGATGAGGAAAAATGGTCCACGCGCCGGCAGGACCGTGTCAGAAAGATCATTTGGGATAAAACCCGCAAGCTGGGCATGAAGACCTGGCTCACCGTCAGTTTCACCATGGACAAGCGCTGGCTCTAG
- a CDS encoding DMT family transporter, with protein MKSRLFFNDTLLLLTAAIWGFAFVAQRLGMDHVGPFFFTGVRFLLGALVLLPVALLRARPSRRVLVLLVPGAALTGLVLFAGSALQQIGLVYTTAGNAGFITGLYVVMVPVLGVFRRQTVGGLRWGAVGLAVVGLYLLSVQRGVSVNPGDLLVMGSAFFFALHVQLIDHLSRRYPVLWISLVQYGVVALVSLAVAAVLEPVNPAGLRGAAIPILYGGVGSIAIAYTLQTVAQRRATPSHAAILLSLEGSFAALGGWLILSEVLSVRAALGCGLLLSGMVLSQVAGFRRGALPRQETLPSAAS; from the coding sequence CATGGATCACGTGGGCCCTTTTTTCTTCACGGGGGTCCGGTTTCTCTTGGGGGCGCTGGTTCTGCTACCGGTGGCTCTCCTTCGGGCTCGGCCTTCCCGGAGGGTTCTGGTCTTGCTTGTGCCGGGGGCGGCCCTGACGGGGCTGGTCCTGTTTGCAGGATCGGCCTTGCAGCAGATCGGGTTGGTGTATACCACCGCCGGGAACGCCGGTTTTATTACCGGCCTCTATGTCGTGATGGTTCCCGTGCTGGGCGTCTTTCGGCGCCAGACTGTGGGCGGGTTGCGCTGGGGGGCGGTGGGGCTTGCCGTGGTGGGCCTCTACCTTCTGAGCGTTCAGCGGGGGGTCTCGGTGAATCCCGGTGATCTCCTCGTCATGGGTAGCGCGTTCTTCTTTGCCCTGCACGTGCAGCTCATTGATCACCTCTCCCGGCGTTACCCGGTGCTCTGGATCTCGCTGGTTCAGTATGGTGTGGTTGCCCTGGTCAGCCTTGCGGTGGCGGCAGTGCTGGAGCCTGTTAATCCGGCGGGGTTGCGAGGGGCTGCTATTCCCATTCTCTACGGGGGAGTGGGGTCCATCGCCATCGCGTACACCCTTCAGACCGTGGCACAGCGCCGGGCAACCCCTTCCCACGCAGCAATCCTTCTGAGCCTGGAGGGGTCCTTCGCGGCTCTGGGCGGGTGGCTGATTCTCTCGGAGGTTCTTTCCGTGCGGGCTGCTTTGGGGTGCGGACTGTTGCTCTCGGGAATGGTTCTCTCCCAGGTAGCGGGGTTCCGGCGAGGGGCTCTTCCCCGGCAGGAGACGCTTCCTTCGGCGGCTTCCTGA
- the phnC gene encoding phosphonate ABC transporter ATP-binding protein, whose protein sequence is MLKITNLEKSYTKGAPVLKGLNLTTDHRRLTAIIGSSGAGKSTLLRCINRLVKADSGSIELNGTELLSLSGRALQDSRRQIGMIFQAYNLVDRLTVMENVLSGRLGYTGFFRGVFRKFPQEDVDRAYALLKRVGLSQYVNKRCDALSGGERQRVGCARALMQNPQILLADEPTASLDPKTSERIMELIAGITEELDLPVLINLHNVPQATTYADRILGLRHGVMIFDGNPDELTEDWLEQIYAGHEDDLKKQMKVGSAEHDDE, encoded by the coding sequence ATGCTGAAGATAACAAACCTGGAGAAGAGCTACACAAAGGGAGCCCCCGTACTGAAGGGGCTTAATCTGACAACGGATCACCGGCGGCTTACGGCGATTATCGGTTCTTCCGGAGCGGGAAAAAGCACGCTCCTGCGATGTATCAATCGTCTGGTAAAAGCCGATTCCGGGTCGATCGAGCTGAATGGGACAGAACTTCTGTCCCTCTCGGGCCGAGCGCTCCAGGATTCGCGGCGCCAGATCGGAATGATCTTCCAGGCCTACAATCTCGTGGATCGTCTGACGGTAATGGAGAACGTCCTCTCGGGGCGCCTGGGATACACCGGCTTCTTTCGCGGTGTCTTTCGCAAGTTTCCCCAGGAAGATGTTGACCGGGCCTACGCGCTCCTGAAACGGGTGGGGCTTTCCCAGTACGTGAACAAACGGTGCGATGCGCTCTCCGGTGGCGAGCGGCAGCGGGTTGGTTGCGCCAGAGCGCTGATGCAAAACCCGCAAATCCTCCTGGCCGACGAACCCACGGCATCGCTGGACCCAAAAACATCGGAGCGGATCATGGAGCTTATCGCCGGTATTACCGAAGAGCTGGATCTTCCCGTTCTGATCAATCTCCATAACGTTCCCCAGGCCACCACGTACGCCGACAGAATTCTGGGGCTGCGCCACGGTGTGATGATCTTTGACGGAAACCCCGATGAGCTCACCGAAGACTGGCTCGAGCAGATCTACGCGGGT